One Streptomyces formicae genomic window, CCGTCGCTCAGGACGTGTGCGCCACCACCGAGCCGCCGGTCAGCACCCCGCTCGGCGCGGGACACCAGGTCGCCTGCCACTTCCCGCTGGCCGCGCCTCGGCTAGCGTCGACGGCGTGAAAGCCGACAAGGTGACCCTCACGGACGCCCTCGCGCGCCGCCCCGTCGTGCTCGACGGCGGCCTCTCCCACCAGCTGGAGGCCGCCGGGCACGACCTGGGCGACGCGCTGTGGTCCGCGCGGCTGCTCGCCGACGCCCCCGAGACCATCGAGACGGCGCACCGCACGTACTACGCGGCAGGCGCCGACGTCGCGATCACCGCGAGCTACCAGGCGACGTACGAGGGGTTCGCGCGGCGCGGCATCGACGCGGCCCGCACCACGGAACTCCTGCGCCTGAGCGTGGAGCTGGCGCGCCGCGCCGGTGCCGACGCCGGACGGGACGTCTGGGTGGCCGCGTCGGCGGGCCCGTACGGCGCGATGCTCGCGGACGGCTCCGAGTACCGGGGGCGGTACGGCCTCGGCGTGGACGAGCTCGAACGTTTCCACCGGCCGCGCCTGGAGACCCTCGCCGGGGCGGCGCCCGACGTCCTCGCCCTGGAGACGGTCCCCGACACCGACGAGGCGCGGGCTCTGCTGCGGGCGGTGCGCGGGCTCGGGGTGCCCGCCTGGCTGTCGTACAGCGTCGCGGGCGGGTTCACGCGCGCGGGGCAACCGCTCACGGAGGCCTTCGCGCTCGCCGCCGACGCCGACGAGGTCATCGCCGTCGGTGTGAACTGCTGCGATCCGCGTGACGCGGACACGGCGGTGGCGCTCGCCGCGCGGATCACCGGCAAGCCCGTGGTCGTCTACCCCAACAGCGGGGAGCACTGGGACGCGGCGGCCCGCGCGTGGCGGGGCCCCGTGAGCTTCACGGCGGGCCGGGTCGCGGGGTGGCGGGCGTCGGGGGCGCGGCTGGTCGGCGGCTGCTGCCGGGTGGGGCCCGCGACGGTCTCGCAGGTGGCTGACGAGCTGTCGCGGGAGTAGCCGCCGGACCCGGGACACGGCTCTGACCTGCGCGGACACCCGCTCCAGGGGTGACTGTCAGTGCCGGGGTGCAGACTGGCCGGTACCTGAGACAACGACGTCCCGGAGGTGGTCGGCATGTCCGACGTCATCCTGACCGTAGGTACTCGCAAGGGCCTCTTCATCGGCCGCAGGCGCGGTGGCGCCTGGGAGTTCGACGACAGCCCCTACTTCAACGCGCAAGCCGTCTATTCCGTGGCGATCGACACCCGCGGCTCGACCCCGCGCCTGCTCGTCGGCGGTGACAGCGCGCACTGGGGCCCGTCGGTCTTCCACTCCGACGACCTCGGCGCCACCTGGACCGAGCCGTCCAAGCCCGCGGTCAAGTTCCCCAAGGACACCGGGGCCTCGCTGGAGCGCGTCTGGCAGCTGCACCCCGCGGCCGCCGAACCGGACGTGGTGTACGCGGGCACGGAACCGGCCGCGCTGTACCGCTCGGAGGACCGGGGCGAGAGTTTCAGCCTCGTACGACCACTCTGGGAGCATCCCACCCGCTCCAAATGGGTGCCAGGAGGCGGCGGCGAGGGGCTGCACACGGTGCTCACGGACGCCCGCGACGCCCGCGCGGTGACGGTCGCGGTGTCCACCGCCGGATTGTTCCGCACCGTGGACGGCGGCGAGAGCTGGGCCCCGTCGAACCACGGCGTCTCCGCGGTGTTCCTGCCCGAGACCGACCCCGAGTTCGGCCAGTGCGTGCACAAGGTCGCGCGGGACGCGGCCGACCCCGACCGGCTGTACCTGCAGAACCACTGGGGCGTCTACCGAAGCGACGACGCGGGCGCCAACTGGACGGACATCGGGGAGGGACTGCCCTCCGACTTCGGCTTCGCCGCGGTCGCCCACCCGCACCGCGGTGGCACGGCGTACGTCTTCCCGATCACCGCGGACAGCGACCGGGTCCCCGCCGACCACCGGTGCCGGGTCTACCGCACGGCCGACGCGGGCAAGACCTGGGAGCCGCTGAGCGCGGGCCTGCCCCAGGAGGACCACTACGGCACCGTGCTGCGCGACGCCATGTGCAGCGACGACAGCGACCCGGCGGGCATCTACTTCGGCAATCGCAACGGCGAGGTGTACGCGTCGGCGGACGACGGCGACAGCTGGCGGCAACTGGCCTCGCACCTGCCGGACGTGCTCTGCGTGCGGGCCGCGGCCATCGGTTGATCGGCGGGGGCGTTACGGCAGTAGGGTGACGCCGTGGCACCACGACCCTTGCATGAAATCGTCGAACCCGGCTGGGCCAAGGCCCTGGAACCGGTGGCCGATCGGATCGCCGCGATGGGCGACTTCCTGCGCGCGGAGATCGCCGCCGGACGCACCTATCTCCCGGCGGGACCGAACGTCCTGCGCGCCTTCCAGCAGCCCTTCGACGACGTCCGCGTCCTGATCGTCGGCCAGGACCCCTATCCCACGCCCGGTCACGCGGTGGGGCTGTCGTTCTCGGTCGCGCCCGAAGTGCGGCCGCTGCCCGGCAGCCTCATCAACATCTACCGCGAGATGAACACCGACCTGGGCCTGCCCCAGCCGTCGAACGGCGACCTCACGCCCTGGACGCGGCAGGGCGTGCTGCTGCTCAACAGGGCGCTGACCACGGCGCCGCGCAAGCCCGCCGCGCACCGCGGCAAGGGCTGGGAGGAGGTCACCGAGCAGGCGATCCGGGCACTCGCCGCGCGCGGCAAGCCACTGGTGTCGATCCTGTGGGGCCGCGACGCCCGCAATCTGCGGCCGCTGCTCGGGCAGTTGCCGTCCGTCGAGTCCTCGCACCCCTCGCCGATGTCGGCTGACCGGGGCTTCTTCGGCTCGCGCCCCTTCAGCCGGGCCAACGATCTGCTGGTCCAGCAGGGCGCGCAGCCGGTGGACTGGCGCGTGCCGTGAGGCCCGCGGCGGAGGTACCGGCCGACGCCCTGGTCCTGGGCGTCGACTCGGGCGGCTCCGGGCTGCGGGCCGCGCTCGGCCCCCCGGAAGGGATGCGCGCTCCCGCGCCCGTGCGCTCGGCGGAGCCGGTGCGCACGGGCGAGCGGGGCATCGACGCCGAGCACTTCATTGCGCAACTCCTGCCGATGGCACGGGAGTTGCTCGCGAGGGTGGGCGGCGGGCGGATCACGGCCGTCGCGATCGGCGCGGCAGGGCTCGCGACCCTGGGCGACGACCTGCGGGCCCAGCTGCCGTCCGCACTCGAAGAGGCCCTGGGCGTACGCCGGGTGGCACTCGCCGCGGACGCCGTGACCGCGTACGCGGGAGCAGTCGGCGACCGTCCGGGCGCGGTCGTCGCCGCGGGCACGGGCCTGATCGCGATCGGCACGGACCTCACGGCCTGGCGCCGGGCCGACGGCTGGGGACATCTGCTCGGGGACTGCGGCGGCGGCGCCTGGATCGGCCGCGCGGGCCTGGAGGCGGTGATGCGCGCGCACGACGGCAGGGACGGCGGCTCGAAGGCACTGCTCGTCCGCGCCGAGGACCTGTTCGGCCCGGTGACCGGGCTGCCGGGACAGCTCTATCCGCGCACCGACCGGCCCGCCGTGCTCGCCTCGTTCGCGCCGCACGTGGCCGCCTGCGCGGCCGACGACCCGGTGGCCGAGGGCATCCTGCGGGACGCCGCGCGGCACATCGCGCAGGCCGCGGCCGCCGTCTGCCCGGCGGGCGACACCTGCGAAGTGGCCCTGACGGGCGGCCTGTTCAAGCTGGGTGAGCCGCTCACCGGGCCGCTGCGCGAGGAACTGACGGAGCGACTGCCGCGCGCCGTCCAGGTGACGGCGGCGGGCGACCCGCTGGACGGCGCGCTGCGCATTGCCGCTGATATCGGCGCGGACCGGCTGCGACTTCCGCGCGATCCGCGCATGCTCACCGTCCACGGTGAAGCCGACAGTTGACCTCTACGTAATTCATCAGACAAAAACGGACTTATACCGCCCACCTGCACCCTCCCCGAACAGCGAGGACCCGCAAACCAGTAGCATGCGGCCGCATGAGCTCCCCCACTGGGCCCGCATCAGGCCTGCCCGTACGAATGCCGCGCCCCCGCCAGCCGGGCCGGCACCGCCGTCCGGAGCCCGTCGCGGCTCCTGAGGGCGCGCCCGCACTGGTCCTGGCCGTGCCGGGCGCCCCCAGCACCACCACGCGCGGCCTCGCCGAGGAAGTCGTGAGCATCGCCCGCTCCGAGCTGCCCGGCCTCGACGCCCGCATCGGTTACGTCGACGGTGAGGAGGACGCCACCGTCACCTCCTTCCCCGAGTTCCCCTCGCTCACGTCCGTGCTCGCGCACGCGGCCACCGAGCGCACCGCCCGCGTCGAGCGGGCGCGCGCCGCCGGCGCCGAGGTGGCCGAGCCCGAAGGCCCCGTCGCCGTCGTCGTGCCGCTGCTCGCGGGCCCCGACAGCGCGCTGATGCGGCGCATCCGGCAGGCCGTCATGGAGAGCCGCGTCGCCGCCGAGCTGACCGACGTCCTCGGCCCGCACCCGCTGCTCGCCGAGGCGCTGCACGTGCGCCTCTCGGAGGCCGGTCTGGCCCGCGCCGACCGTGCCCGGCTGTTCACGGTGGCGACCGCCGCGGACGGCATCGTGCTCGCCACCGTGGGCGGCGACGAGGCCGTGCAGGCCGCCGGGATCACCGGCATGCTGCTCGCCGCGCGCCTCGCGGTGCCGGTGATGGCCGCCGCGCTCGACGAGGAGGGCGCCATCGCGGCGACCGCCGAGCAGCTGCGCGGCTCAGGCTCGGCGCAGCTGGCGCTCGCCCCGTACCTGATCGGCCCCGAGCTGGACTCCGCTCTGCTCGACGCCGCCGCGAAGGAGGCGGGCTGCTCCGTCGCCGAGCCGCTCGGCTCCTACCCGGCGATCGGCAAGCTGGCGCTCGCCAAGTACACGACGACGCTCGGCATCACCCCGCAGCAGCCCTCGGGCGCGCCGGTGCACTGAGCTTCCGCGCGGAGCAGGTACGACGACGGGCCCGCCCCGATGTGGGGGCGGGCCCGTCGTCGTACTTGCCGCGGCTCAGCCGAAGACCACGCAGGAGGCGGCGGGCGCGGCGACGGACCCGGTCCTGACCGGCACGCCGGTCGTCCCGTCGACCGCGAACCAGGTGACGTCGCCGGAGCGCTCGTTGGCGGCGTAGAGGAACCGGCCCGTGGGGTCGACGGCCAGGTCACGCGGCCAGTGGCCGCCGCACGGCACGGTCGTCGTGAGCCGCGGCGCACCGCCGGGGCCGTCGAGCGCGAACACGGAGATGACGTCCGTACCGCGCGTGGCGGTCCACAGGAAGCGCCCGTCGGGGGCGACGACGATCGCCGAGGGGAAGGCGTCGCCGTCCGGGACCTCCGTCAGGACGGCGGCCTCGCCGAGCGGCTCGATCGTGCCGCCGACGGCGTCCCAGGCGCAGACGGTGACGGTCGGCGTGAGCTCGTTCAGGACGTACGCACGGTCGCCGTCCGGGTGGAAGGCGAGGTGCCGGGGGCCCGACCCCGGACGCAGCGCGACCTCCCGGTGCAGGGTGAGCTCCCCCTTCTCCGCGTCGAGCGCGCAGACCCGCACCGAGTCGGTGCCGAGGTCGACGCTGAGCGCCCAGCGGCCGCTGGGGTCCACGCGCACCTGGTGGGCGTGCGGCGCCTGCTGGCGCTGGGGGTGCGGCCCCGAGCCGGTGTGCGCGAGGACGCTCGACGGGGCGGCGCCGAGGGTTCCGTCCGCGCGCAGGGGGACGGCGGCGACGCTGCCCGAGCCGTAGTTGGCGGCGAGCAGGTGGCCCGCGTGCAGCGTGAGATGGGTGGGCGCGGAGCCGACGGGGACGGGCGCTCCGGTGAGCCGCGGGTCCGCGCCGTCGAGCCGGTAGGCGGCGACCGCGCCGTCGGCCGTCTCACTGACCGCGTACAAGGTGTCCCCGGTGGGCGAGAGCACGAGGTACGACGGGTCGGCGACCTCGTCCGTGCTGCTCAGGACGGTCAGCGCGCCGGTGTCCGCGTCGAGGGCCGCGGTGCTGACGCCGCGCCCTCCCGCCGCGGTGAAGGATCCGATGTACGCGCGCGCGGCGTGCTTGCCGACGACCACTGATGTCCCCTCTCGACCGGAGCGGCACATCCGTTGGCGCCGCTCGTGCGGCCGACGCTAGCAGCCGGTCTAGACCAAGTCGGCGGCGGTGGCGGGGACTCGAAGGTGGCGGCCCGGGTCGGCCGGGCGCGCCGGTCACACCGGGCCAGGCACGACGCCCACGCCGACACGGGCACGGCACGCCGCTCACCCCGGGCCAGGCACAACGCTCACGCCGGAACGGACACCGCACACCGCCCACACCGGGCCAGGCACAACGGCCACGCCGGAACGGACACCGCACACCGCCCACACCGGGCCAGGCCAGGCCAGGCACGACGGTTACCTCGCCGACGACTACCTGGCACCGCCCAGATACGCCGCTTCCTCCGGTTTCGTGTGCCCGGCCATCGCTTCGAGCGCCCGCTCCAAGCCGTTCAGGTGCGCGAGGGCCGGGTGGCCGACGGCGTGCGGAACCGATGCCTGGGGCTCACGCTCCTGCCGGGCGCCGCGCGGGGTCGTCAGCGCTTCCACCGCCGCTTCCACCCGCCAGCAGGCGGCCGCGAGCCGGGCGTCGTGCGAGGCGTCCGGATCCGCCGCGATCTCGGCGAGGGAACGCACTTCCCTCGCGCAGTCGTCGAGCAGCGCGAGCACCCCGTGCGCCCGCGCCTTGCGCTCGCGGCCCCGGTGCAGCGGGTGCACCAGCGGTGAGACGGCCAGGCGCACGCGGGCCAGCAGCGTCTCCAGTTCGGCGACGTGGGGCTCGGGATCCGCGCCCGGGGTACCGGCGAGACGTGCGGCGGCCTCGGCCGTGCAGGCGTGCACGCACCGCAGGGCGCGGCGGATCCACTCGTCGGTGACCGCGTGCGTGGTGACCGGCAGGACGATCAGCACCGCGAGCGCCGCTCCGAGCGCGCCGACCGCGGTCTCCGCGACGCGCAGGCCCAGGAGCGAGGCGTCCAGGACTCCGAGCAGCCCGTAGAGCATGGAGGCCATCGCGGTCACGAAGAACATCATCCAGCTGTACGAGACGGCCGCGGTGTAGAAGATCCCGAAGACGCTCACCGCCACGACCAGGGCGGTCGGCACCGCCGCGCCCTGCACGGGGAGCGCGACGGCGAAGCCCACCACGATGCCGAGGACGGTGCCGAGCACCCGGCGGAAGCCCCGCACCAGCGTCTCGCCGCGCGACACGGTGTTCACGAACACCCACCACGTCGCGCCCACCGCCCAGTACCACCGCTGGTCGGACAGCAGCTGCCCCACCCCGAGCGCGAACGCCGCCCCCGCCGCGGCCTGCACGGCCTGCCGCGTGGTGACCCGGCCGAGACCTCGTCCCTGCGGCAACGCGGGCGCGGCGGCCACGGGGCGGCCGCGCTCGTAGCACCACAGGCCGAACCGCACGGTCGACGAGACGCAGAGTGAGAGCAGCACGGCCATGGCCAGCTCGGGCAGCTGGCCCGGCACGGTGTGCAGGAACTGGGCGGCGAAGAAGGTCATGAAGGCGAACACCCCGAGGGAGTGCCCGCGGGGCCCCCAGCGCCGTGCGTAGACACCGGCCCCGACCACGGCGAGGAACGTCAGGTCCCTGGTCAGGGGGTAGTCGTGCAGCGCCGCGGCCACGGCGAGGACGGGCAGCCCGACGACCGGAAGCAGCGCGGTCGTCACCGCCTGGCCGCGCACGGTCGGGTCGAGCACGGTGAAGAGCGCGAGCAGCGCCGCGAGTCCGCCGACGACGGCCGCGCTGA contains:
- the mmuM gene encoding homocysteine S-methyltransferase, with translation MKADKVTLTDALARRPVVLDGGLSHQLEAAGHDLGDALWSARLLADAPETIETAHRTYYAAGADVAITASYQATYEGFARRGIDAARTTELLRLSVELARRAGADAGRDVWVAASAGPYGAMLADGSEYRGRYGLGVDELERFHRPRLETLAGAAPDVLALETVPDTDEARALLRAVRGLGVPAWLSYSVAGGFTRAGQPLTEAFALAADADEVIAVGVNCCDPRDADTAVALAARITGKPVVVYPNSGEHWDAAARAWRGPVSFTAGRVAGWRASGARLVGGCCRVGPATVSQVADELSRE
- a CDS encoding WD40/YVTN/BNR-like repeat-containing protein, producing the protein MSDVILTVGTRKGLFIGRRRGGAWEFDDSPYFNAQAVYSVAIDTRGSTPRLLVGGDSAHWGPSVFHSDDLGATWTEPSKPAVKFPKDTGASLERVWQLHPAAAEPDVVYAGTEPAALYRSEDRGESFSLVRPLWEHPTRSKWVPGGGGEGLHTVLTDARDARAVTVAVSTAGLFRTVDGGESWAPSNHGVSAVFLPETDPEFGQCVHKVARDAADPDRLYLQNHWGVYRSDDAGANWTDIGEGLPSDFGFAAVAHPHRGGTAYVFPITADSDRVPADHRCRVYRTADAGKTWEPLSAGLPQEDHYGTVLRDAMCSDDSDPAGIYFGNRNGEVYASADDGDSWRQLASHLPDVLCVRAAAIG
- a CDS encoding uracil-DNA glycosylase gives rise to the protein MAPRPLHEIVEPGWAKALEPVADRIAAMGDFLRAEIAAGRTYLPAGPNVLRAFQQPFDDVRVLIVGQDPYPTPGHAVGLSFSVAPEVRPLPGSLINIYREMNTDLGLPQPSNGDLTPWTRQGVLLLNRALTTAPRKPAAHRGKGWEEVTEQAIRALAARGKPLVSILWGRDARNLRPLLGQLPSVESSHPSPMSADRGFFGSRPFSRANDLLVQQGAQPVDWRVP
- a CDS encoding N-acetylglucosamine kinase, with the protein product MRPAAEVPADALVLGVDSGGSGLRAALGPPEGMRAPAPVRSAEPVRTGERGIDAEHFIAQLLPMARELLARVGGGRITAVAIGAAGLATLGDDLRAQLPSALEEALGVRRVALAADAVTAYAGAVGDRPGAVVAAGTGLIAIGTDLTAWRRADGWGHLLGDCGGGAWIGRAGLEAVMRAHDGRDGGSKALLVRAEDLFGPVTGLPGQLYPRTDRPAVLASFAPHVAACAADDPVAEGILRDAARHIAQAAAAVCPAGDTCEVALTGGLFKLGEPLTGPLREELTERLPRAVQVTAAGDPLDGALRIAADIGADRLRLPRDPRMLTVHGEADS
- a CDS encoding sirohydrochlorin chelatase, which produces MSSPTGPASGLPVRMPRPRQPGRHRRPEPVAAPEGAPALVLAVPGAPSTTTRGLAEEVVSIARSELPGLDARIGYVDGEEDATVTSFPEFPSLTSVLAHAATERTARVERARAAGAEVAEPEGPVAVVVPLLAGPDSALMRRIRQAVMESRVAAELTDVLGPHPLLAEALHVRLSEAGLARADRARLFTVATAADGIVLATVGGDEAVQAAGITGMLLAARLAVPVMAAALDEEGAIAATAEQLRGSGSAQLALAPYLIGPELDSALLDAAAKEAGCSVAEPLGSYPAIGKLALAKYTTTLGITPQQPSGAPVH
- a CDS encoding lactonase family protein, translating into MVVGKHAARAYIGSFTAAGGRGVSTAALDADTGALTVLSSTDEVADPSYLVLSPTGDTLYAVSETADGAVAAYRLDGADPRLTGAPVPVGSAPTHLTLHAGHLLAANYGSGSVAAVPLRADGTLGAAPSSVLAHTGSGPHPQRQQAPHAHQVRVDPSGRWALSVDLGTDSVRVCALDAEKGELTLHREVALRPGSGPRHLAFHPDGDRAYVLNELTPTVTVCAWDAVGGTIEPLGEAAVLTEVPDGDAFPSAIVVAPDGRFLWTATRGTDVISVFALDGPGGAPRLTTTVPCGGHWPRDLAVDPTGRFLYAANERSGDVTWFAVDGTTGVPVRTGSVAAPAASCVVFG
- a CDS encoding FUSC family protein, which produces MLKRVFVAPDPGRLRLRSATRAVIGISSAVAVCGLVGHSLSAAVVGGLAALLALFTVLDPTVRGQAVTTALLPVVGLPVLAVAAALHDYPLTRDLTFLAVVGAGVYARRWGPRGHSLGVFAFMTFFAAQFLHTVPGQLPELAMAVLLSLCVSSTVRFGLWCYERGRPVAAAPALPQGRGLGRVTTRQAVQAAAGAAFALGVGQLLSDQRWYWAVGATWWVFVNTVSRGETLVRGFRRVLGTVLGIVVGFAVALPVQGAAVPTALVVAVSVFGIFYTAAVSYSWMMFFVTAMASMLYGLLGVLDASLLGLRVAETAVGALGAALAVLIVLPVTTHAVTDEWIRRALRCVHACTAEAAARLAGTPGADPEPHVAELETLLARVRLAVSPLVHPLHRGRERKARAHGVLALLDDCAREVRSLAEIAADPDASHDARLAAACWRVEAAVEALTTPRGARQEREPQASVPHAVGHPALAHLNGLERALEAMAGHTKPEEAAYLGGAR